GATGAGAATCTAGTACTAGAAGATGATGATTAAAGGTGAGGAGATGAAGAAAAGTTATAAATTCTATTTATTTGTTATTATCAAGAATCTTCATTCTCACAATCCTTTTAAAAACTGGATAGGAGAGATTATTTCAGAGTATCGTGCATAGGTTCTTAACATCAGAAGATTTCGTGAGACAATAAAAGATGATTGAAATAATCTTTCTTGAATAGAACACAAATAAGACATGTTTCTGACTAAAACAGATTCATGTCTTTTTTAGGTGTTATGATTTAATCATCTATTTTTCTTGATTATAAGCTAATAGATTTTATGAAATCATATAATCAGTTTAAATTTTTGATATAATAATTCTTAAAACTTAGGAGGCAACAGATGATACATAAACATGAAATCCCAATTTTAGAGTTTGATGATAGTCCTCAGGCTGTGATTATGCCGACACATGAGGACTTAGATTTAGACTTGCCGGCTAGGTGTATTTACGCCTTTTTAGAAGAAGAGATTGAACGCTATGCGAACGCTGTTGAGGCTGATAAAGTTGGAGAGTTTGTCTCCGCGACCAAAACTTATCCCATATTTGTTATGACTTACAATGGGGAGGAGATTTGCTTGGCTCAAGCTCCAGTTGGATCAGCTGCAGCTGCACAATTTCTTGATTGGTTAATTGGTTATGGCGTAAAACAAATCATTTCAACTGGAACTTGTGGCGTTTTGGTAAACATGAAGGAAAATGTTTTTTTGATTCCTACTAGAGCGTTGAGGGATGAAGGAGCGAGTTACCACTATATTGCGCCATCCCGCTATATAGACATGAATAAACAAGCTCTGGAAGCTATTGAGAAAACTTTAAAACAAAAGAAAATCCCCTATGAAGAGGTCATGACCTGGTCAACAGATGGTTTTTATAGAGAAACACCAGATAAGGTTTCCTATCGTATTGAAGAGGGCTGTAGTGTTGTAGAGATGGAATGTTCTGCACTTGCAGCAGTTGCTCAACTTCGAGGAGCTATTTGGGGATTACTACTCTTTACGGCAGATTCCCTTGCAGATATTGACAATTACGATCAACGAGATTGGGGCTCAGAGGCTTTTGATAAGGCTTTAGAGCTTTGTCTGGATATCATTGTCCAGATGTAATCCTAATTCAATAGAAAAAAGAGCATGACTATATAATCGTGCTCTTTTTAGATGTAAGTTATTATTTCAAAATATCCCAAAGTTCTTGGGTAGTCTCAGCTACAAAATCTGGATTTTCAGCTAATAAGGTTTCGTTAGTCCCGAATCCCCAGGTAACCGCTATTGTTTTGATGCCAACTGTTTTTCCACCAATCAAATCAAACTTGGTATCACCAACAATGACAGAACTGTCCTTATTCGCATTATTTTCAGTGATAGCACGCTGCAAGACGTCAGCCTTGTGGAAAGCAGTAGGTGTGGCCCCATAGATACCGTCAAAAAACTCAGTGATGCCAAGGTACTCGCACATTTCCAGAGCGGTAGGCTCATTTTTGGAAGTCGTAATATAGATTTTCTTATTTGGATCGTGACTCAGCTTTTCTAGAACCTCTTTTATACCGTCGTAGAGGTGAGCTTCAAACTGTCCTTTGGTCTCATAATAGTCACGATAAATTTTGACAGCTTGGGCAGCACCTTCTTCGCTAATTTCTTCTTTGAATGTCACTTCTAGAGGTGGTCCCATAAAGGTTCGAATTTTTTGGTCGCTAGGAACAGGTAGGCCCAGTCTTTCAAAGGTTTGGACAAAACCATTGTGGATGCCCTCGGAACTATCTATAAGAGTACCATCAAGGTCGAAGAAAATGTGTGTAAATGTCATATGATTCTCCAATACAATGTTATTTGTTTATTATATCATGATAGGACAAAATGCAAAGTCAAACAATATAAGTCAGACTTTCAAAGAGAAGACGATTGTGCTTGATTTTGATAGGGTGGAGTTGAAAAAAAGCTTCCAAACATATCGTTATCCTCGACCACCTCTATGGTGAAATTTTAGACCCATTAGATATAACTCCTATAAGGGGTGAGACAACCGGTCAAACTGGAAGTCAAGATTTTTCAACCCTTTTTAAGAAACAATACAAGAATAAAAAAGTGATTTCAGTGGGTTGGCAGGAAAATCCAGATTTAGAAAAGATTGTTGAGTTAGAACCTGATTTAATCCTTATGACAGGAGAGCGAAAGGATCTTTATGAAGATTTGTCTGAGATTGCACCAACTGTTGGCTATTTATAGCAACACAAATGAAAAGCAGACATCTTTGACAAACGTGATGAAATGAAGAAAGATCTCGATAGAGTTGATGCTAAGGAGGCTGTTTTTGCGGAAAATGTCAAAGCTAAATTTAGCTTCCAAAAACTTATGTATTTGAGCGTGACTGTCAATGAAATCCGTTACTATACTTACGGGCATCTTGGTTACCTGTATGATATTTATAAGTTCAATCGTGCGAAACCTATAATCCAGATGATATGTTCCAACTTAAAAACTCACCTATCTGGAGTAAGCTTAAAGCTGTTCAAAATAATAAGGCTATCTATGCAGATTATTTAACTTATATGCTTGGATTTAGCATTGTGTCGCAAGAAATAATTATGAAACAAATAGCTGATGAATGGGGATTGAATTAAACTAAAAAGGGATCTAGCTGACAAACAAACGTCTGGTGTGTTTCTCAAAGAAAAATAGAGCTGAATAGTCATAGGAATCCAAAGCAATGGTTCACAATCAGACCTAGAAATAAGACCAGCCAAGAAGGGACTTATCATATAGAGTAGGACACAAGCAATAATGGACCAAATGATAAAGACAAGGCATGACTGTTTCGACCCTTCAACAATACGTTTAAACTGTTGGGCTCCGAAATTCTGTGAGGTGAAGGTCGTCACCCAGCAGCAAGGGAGGTAAGGGTAGAACCGCAAAGGACATAATTCGTCTTGCTGCCACCTGAGCACTAATGATGAGAGGGCAGAAGCCATTAATGGCGTACTGTAAGGTCACAGTTCCAATAGAAACAATGGAATTCATGAGGCCCATGGCCATTCCTTGTCCAAAAAGGTCCAGATAAAGGCTTGAATCAAGAACAAAGTCAGACTTATGTAGTAGGAGAAAGGTCACCTTTTTCTTAATATAGTAAAGACAGACCCTGTGAGATAATAGTCGCTAAGCCTGCTGATTGTACGCCAAGATGGAGCTATGTAATAAAAAAGTCTAAAATGATATTAACTAAGGCTGAAAAAATCAGGAAATAGAGAGCTGTGAGGCTATCCCCAACCGCCCTAAGAAGCCCTGCGCACAGATTATAACCCAAGCTTACCCCAACACAAGACACAATCATAGAAATATACTGGTAGGACTGTCTAATGATAGAACTAGGAGTTCCTAAAAAGTTAGCAAAGGATAAAGACCAAAATGCCCTAAAAACATAACTAAGACACTTAAGCCTAGACCAATAACAAGTGTGGCAGCTACAGATTGACGAAGCTTATCATATTTTTGCGCACCATAATAACGTGCAATAACAACCCCCATACCATTTTCCAACACCAAGGGCAAATCCCGATTACCAAATCAAAAATAGAAGAGGAAGCCCCAACAGCAGCCCAGGCATCAGGTCCTATAAATCGTCCCACAATCATGACATCAGCAGTATTGTAGAGCTGCTGGAAAATATTAGAAACTAGAGTAGGCAGAGCAAAGATTAAAAGAGACCTCAAAATTGGGCCTCGTAAAAGATCAACTGACGAATTTTTTATAGTACTATTATAACAAGAGAGTAACTGTGAAACAATAATAAAAAGTCACCCTAGGATGACTTTTTCATAGACTTTAGATAGCGGTTGAGCTTTTGTGACATATGGATATAACCGGCCGCAATCATTGGAAGCTGTAAGTAAATATAGGGAGGAGTGTACTGGCTCTTGGTCTCAGAAATGAGATGGAATAGAAGCCCTCCAAAAAATAGAATGAGGAAAGAAAATGTCAAAAAATTCAAGGTTCAATGAAGATTTTAGTTATATCATGTTGATTATAAGACTACTAACAGTCTTTTCTTTGCTCTTTGTAAAACTTATATACTTAGTAGCATTAGCTTATTATAAAGTTATAACAAACTTGTTCTCAGAAAAAGTTAGCCAGTCTCAAGCTCAAAAGTTTAAATATTGGATGCGATTTCTTCCTGTAGGCTGATTTGTAGATATTAACAGTATTGATGACAACAAACGTATCAAACATGCTTCTGTTACTTTATCATTTTTACCAATAGCACTTCTTGTGTATTTAATTACTGTTCCATTAACTTATGATGCTTCTTCAGACTCAATAATATGGGTGATTTCATTTATTTTTCTGTGTTTTACAATAGGTAGTGTAATTGGATTTTACAAAAATTTTAAGTTTACAAAAAATACTCAAGATTATCACAAGAATATGTATTGAATAATAAATATAAAATAAACTACTAATATAATGAAAAAAAGGAACCTACTAAGTTCCTTTTTTATTACAATTAAACTAGCATTAACAACCACTAGGCATTACATAATGGTTGGTGGAATGTTCAATTTATTTCATTCGCATGCTGTCAATTTTTTCTTCAGTTGGTGTGACACGTAAGGTTTTTTGTCCCGTATAAGTCACAAATCCAGGCTTACCTGCTGTTGGTTTGTTGAGTTTCTTAACATCAATCATATCTACTTGAACCAAGTTTGATAGACGAGCCTTAGAGTAGTAGGCAGCTAGTTCTGCCGCATCAGTCTTGACTTCATCGGTTGGGTTAAGATTGTCCTTGATGACCACGTGACTACCTGGAATATCCTTGGCGTGG
This region of Streptococcus thermophilus genomic DNA includes:
- a CDS encoding ABC transporter substrate-binding protein, with product MRGETTGQTGSQDFSTLFKKQYKNKKVISVGWQENPDLEKIVELEPDLILMTGERKDLYEDLSEIAPTVGYL
- a CDS encoding HAD hydrolase-like protein; this translates as MTFTHIFFDLDGTLIDSSEGIHNGFVQTFERLGLPVPSDQKIRTFMGPPLEVTFKEEISEEGAAQAVKIYRDYYETKGQFEAHLYDGIKEVLEKLSHDPNKKIYITTSKNEPTALEMCEYLGITEFFDGIYGATPTAFHKADVLQRAITENNANKDSSVIVGDTKFDLIGGKTVGIKTIAVTWGFGTNETLLAENPDFVAETTQELWDILK
- a CDS encoding nucleoside phosphorylase, which gives rise to MIHKHEIPILEFDDSPQAVIMPTHEDLDLDLPARCIYAFLEEEIERYANAVEADKVGEFVSATKTYPIFVMTYNGEEICLAQAPVGSAAAAQFLDWLIGYGVKQIISTGTCGVLVNMKENVFLIPTRALRDEGASYHYIAPSRYIDMNKQALEAIEKTLKQKKIPYEEVMTWSTDGFYRETPDKVSYRIEEGCSVVEMECSALAAVAQLRGAIWGLLLFTADSLADIDNYDQRDWGSEAFDKALELCLDIIVQM